The following proteins are encoded in a genomic region of Nocardioides sp. cx-173:
- a CDS encoding acyl-CoA dehydrogenase family protein, with translation MAKDWLADDLITEEQESIRDAVSDLAQKYPQEYWTELDRAEEYPDDWVKELTDNGWLSMLIPEEYGGGGATINESCIVLETLNRWGNSAGLIHAQMYQMGAVLRHGSDEQKQKWLPQIANEGLRLQSFGVTEPDAGTDTTRIRTFAKREGDHYIVNGGKIFTSRFLHTDLMLLLVRTERYEDVEKKTDGISVLLVDVREAKENGQIESRPIKVMSNHETNQLTFTNLKVPVENLIGEEGKGFKVILSGMNSERVSVASEYIGAGLYFIDRSVGYSKEREVFGKLIGSNQGIQFPIAQAYVELKAASVMRWEAARLYAAGSREGFYANACKFLAADAQWKAANAAMDTFGGYGLTEEFGIARKFQSSRGSLIAPISRNLILAGIAQRELGMPRSY, from the coding sequence ATGGCGAAAGACTGGCTGGCCGACGACCTGATCACGGAGGAGCAGGAGTCCATCCGCGACGCCGTCTCCGACCTGGCGCAGAAGTACCCCCAGGAGTACTGGACCGAGCTCGACCGCGCCGAGGAGTACCCGGACGACTGGGTGAAGGAGCTCACCGACAACGGCTGGCTCTCGATGCTGATCCCCGAGGAGTACGGCGGCGGCGGCGCCACGATCAACGAGTCGTGCATCGTCCTGGAGACCCTCAACCGCTGGGGCAACTCGGCCGGGCTGATCCACGCGCAGATGTACCAGATGGGCGCGGTCCTGCGGCACGGCAGCGACGAGCAGAAGCAGAAGTGGCTGCCCCAGATCGCCAACGAGGGCTTGCGCCTGCAGTCCTTCGGCGTCACCGAGCCGGATGCCGGCACCGACACGACCCGGATCCGCACCTTCGCCAAGCGCGAGGGCGACCACTACATCGTCAACGGCGGCAAGATCTTCACCTCCCGCTTCCTGCACACCGACCTGATGCTGCTGCTGGTGCGCACCGAGCGCTACGAGGACGTCGAGAAGAAGACCGACGGCATCTCGGTGCTGCTCGTCGACGTGCGCGAGGCCAAGGAGAACGGCCAGATCGAGTCGCGCCCGATCAAGGTCATGAGCAACCACGAGACCAACCAGCTGACGTTCACCAACCTCAAGGTCCCCGTCGAGAACCTCATCGGCGAGGAGGGCAAGGGGTTCAAGGTGATCCTGTCCGGGATGAACTCCGAGCGGGTCAGCGTCGCGTCGGAGTACATCGGCGCCGGCCTCTACTTCATCGACCGCTCGGTGGGCTACTCCAAGGAGCGCGAGGTCTTCGGCAAGCTCATCGGCAGCAACCAGGGCATCCAGTTCCCGATCGCCCAGGCCTACGTCGAGCTCAAGGCCGCCAGCGTCATGCGCTGGGAGGCCGCGCGCCTGTACGCCGCCGGCAGCCGCGAGGGCTTCTACGCCAACGCGTGCAAGTTCCTCGCCGCGGACGCCCAGTGGAAGGCCGCGAACGCCGCCATGGACACCTTCGGCGGCTACGGCCTGACCGAGGAGTTCGGCATCGCCCGGAAGTTCCAGAGCTCGCGTGGCTCCCTGATCGCTCCGATCAGCCGCAACCTGATCCTGGCGGGCATCGCCCAGCGCGAGCTCGGCATGCCGCGGTCCTACTGA
- a CDS encoding thiamine pyrophosphate-dependent enzyme, which yields MGTVRDQLFETLRHLEMTTIFANPGSTEVALLTDLPDDLDFVLALHENSVVAMAAGHALAADRPSLVLLHTTAGFGNAVGAIATARTNHAPLVILVGQQDRRHIASEPFLAGHLDGLAGDYPVSIRTPACAQAIPGAVQRAYHEAVLGRGPAVVIVPMGDWDEPAEEQARPAAPTVVRRSQAADPVLGAELSARLDAARHPAIVVGPEADSPEAWRAIAALADRLDAPVWQESSASQAGFAHDHPRFRGHLPPLRPGLRKTLADHDLVLVVGGPAFRQGTYRPGPFVEPGTDVVVVTGFDDVATYSAADLVVLGDVVAVVADLAERVAPRADATAFEPRDLTHLVPATDGPLRAEHVYAAVAARLPAESTVLEESPSTRSKLLELMPARAPFGFLTIAQGGLGFAIPAATGVKMARADRPVVAMVGDGASLYGIQALWSAAHYRVGTLYVILNNGGYAVMDRLAADHGGKPPWPGFGEIDPGLLAQGFGCASIRVESHEQLLAVLDEVVPTLGERREPLLLDVRVES from the coding sequence ATGGGTACCGTCCGCGACCAGCTCTTCGAGACGCTGCGTCACCTCGAGATGACCACGATCTTCGCCAACCCGGGGTCGACCGAGGTGGCGCTGCTGACCGACCTGCCCGACGACCTCGACTTCGTGCTCGCGCTGCACGAGAACTCGGTCGTCGCGATGGCCGCGGGCCACGCCCTGGCCGCCGACCGGCCGTCGCTGGTGCTGCTGCACACGACCGCCGGCTTCGGCAACGCGGTCGGGGCCATCGCCACCGCCCGCACCAACCACGCGCCGCTCGTCATCCTGGTGGGCCAGCAGGACCGCCGGCACATCGCCTCGGAGCCGTTCCTGGCCGGGCACCTGGACGGCCTCGCGGGTGACTACCCGGTCTCCATCCGGACGCCGGCCTGCGCGCAGGCCATCCCCGGCGCCGTTCAGCGCGCCTACCACGAGGCGGTCCTCGGACGCGGCCCCGCGGTCGTCATCGTCCCGATGGGCGACTGGGACGAGCCCGCGGAGGAGCAGGCCCGGCCGGCGGCCCCGACCGTCGTACGCCGCAGCCAGGCCGCCGACCCGGTCCTGGGGGCCGAGCTGTCGGCGCGCCTGGACGCGGCCCGGCACCCGGCGATCGTGGTCGGTCCCGAGGCCGACTCCCCGGAGGCATGGCGTGCCATCGCGGCGCTGGCGGACCGGCTCGACGCCCCCGTGTGGCAGGAGTCCTCGGCCTCCCAGGCCGGGTTCGCGCACGACCATCCCCGCTTCCGCGGCCACCTGCCGCCACTGCGCCCGGGCCTGCGCAAGACGCTGGCCGACCATGACCTCGTGCTCGTCGTGGGGGGCCCGGCGTTCCGCCAGGGCACCTACCGCCCCGGCCCCTTCGTGGAGCCCGGCACCGACGTCGTGGTCGTGACCGGGTTCGACGACGTGGCCACCTACAGCGCCGCGGACCTGGTTGTCCTCGGCGACGTGGTCGCCGTCGTCGCCGACCTGGCCGAGCGGGTCGCCCCGCGCGCCGACGCGACGGCCTTCGAGCCGCGCGACCTGACCCACCTGGTGCCTGCGACCGACGGCCCGCTGCGCGCGGAGCACGTGTACGCCGCGGTGGCGGCCCGGCTGCCCGCCGAGTCCACCGTGCTGGAGGAGAGCCCCTCCACGCGGTCCAAGCTGCTCGAGCTGATGCCGGCCCGGGCGCCGTTCGGCTTCCTGACCATCGCGCAGGGCGGCCTCGGCTTCGCGATCCCGGCGGCGACCGGCGTCAAGATGGCGCGGGCCGACCGTCCGGTCGTCGCGATGGTCGGCGACGGCGCGAGCCTCTACGGCATCCAGGCGCTGTGGAGCGCGGCCCACTACCGGGTCGGGACGCTCTACGTGATCCTCAACAACGGCGGCTACGCCGTGATGGACCGGCTCGCCGCCGACCATGGTGGCAAGCCCCCGTGGCCGGGGTTCGGCGAGATCGACCCCGGCCTGCTCGCCCAGGGCTTCGGCTGCGCGTCGATCCGGGTCGAGAGCCACGAGCAGCTGCTCGCGGTGCTGGACGAGGTCGTGCCCACGCTGGGCGAGCGCCGCGAACCCCTCCTGCTCGACGTCCGTGTCGAGTCCTGA
- a CDS encoding alpha/beta fold hydrolase, with translation MTTDTIAAPAAIRSHDLEVGDGLTMRVNESGERKPGQPSLLMLHGSGPGVSGLSNWTAMLESLGTKYHCIAPDIIGFGDSSHPDPSPQGYEANRDLRIDKIFTMLDELGVDQVIPLGNSLGGLYTLRMAQLQPERLHSMVLMGSGGAPNLPLLPALGKLIRYYDNHSPEGMGDLLLEFVYDKEAFGPRIAELSHERYTIADREDIRRSHAATFAQVGEPPRYSVEELAAIDVRALVIHGRDDAVVPPEASKYIAEHLPNADLYILAKCGHWSQVEQADRFKTLVDNFAAGLI, from the coding sequence ATGACGACTGACACCATCGCCGCACCGGCCGCGATCCGCTCCCACGACCTCGAGGTGGGCGACGGGCTGACGATGCGCGTCAACGAGTCCGGCGAGCGCAAGCCCGGACAGCCCTCGCTGCTGATGCTGCACGGCTCCGGTCCTGGCGTCAGCGGCCTGTCCAACTGGACGGCCATGCTCGAGTCGCTCGGCACGAAGTACCACTGCATCGCCCCCGACATCATCGGCTTCGGCGACTCCAGCCACCCGGACCCCTCGCCCCAGGGCTACGAGGCCAACCGCGACCTGCGCATCGACAAGATCTTCACGATGCTCGACGAGCTCGGAGTCGACCAGGTGATCCCGCTCGGCAACTCCCTCGGCGGTCTCTACACGCTCCGCATGGCCCAGCTGCAGCCCGAGCGCCTGCACAGCATGGTCCTCATGGGCTCCGGCGGCGCCCCGAACCTGCCGCTGCTCCCCGCGCTGGGCAAGCTGATCCGGTACTACGACAACCACAGCCCCGAGGGCATGGGCGACCTGCTGCTCGAGTTCGTCTACGACAAGGAGGCCTTCGGCCCCCGCATCGCCGAGCTCTCCCACGAGCGCTACACCATCGCGGACCGCGAGGACATCCGCCGCTCGCACGCGGCGACGTTCGCCCAGGTCGGCGAGCCGCCGCGCTACTCGGTCGAGGAGCTGGCCGCGATCGACGTGCGTGCCCTGGTGATCCACGGCCGCGACGACGCCGTCGTCCCGCCCGAGGCCAGCAAGTACATCGCCGAGCACCTGCCCAACGCCGACCTGTACATCCTCGCCAAGTGCGGCCACTGGAGCCAGGTCGAGCAGGCGGACCGGTTCAAGACCCTCGTGGACAACTTCGCGGCGGGGCTGATCTGA
- a CDS encoding cyclase family protein has protein sequence MTTRDLTVSEEHFAALAAEHRRWGRWGVDDQRGALNLVTPQRVAAAAGLVRKGAVFSLAHPIGPNGPTVFMGGRFAPVHTFTRSGDDIRRFYAEGGSGISFTDDVIVMPLQSSTHWDALSHAFHDGRMYNDRGPEHVRSGGTEANSITEAADRMVGRGVLLDVPALTGRDHLDIGEAIEADDLQQCCERQGVTVGEGDFVLVRTGRLGLAARTGDWGPEWGTGINTGLGVSAAAWLLERDVTAVAADTFSVEIIPAQTSAFGEHAPVHALLLQGAGVHMGELWSLDELAADCAADGTYEFLLVAAPLLVDGAVGSACNPQALK, from the coding sequence ATGACGACTCGCGACCTCACGGTCAGTGAAGAGCACTTCGCCGCCCTCGCCGCCGAGCACCGGCGGTGGGGGCGGTGGGGCGTGGACGACCAGCGCGGCGCGCTCAACCTGGTGACCCCGCAGCGGGTCGCCGCCGCCGCGGGCCTGGTCCGCAAGGGCGCCGTGTTCTCGCTGGCGCACCCGATTGGCCCCAACGGACCCACCGTCTTCATGGGCGGGCGCTTCGCCCCCGTCCACACCTTCACCCGCTCGGGCGACGACATCCGGCGCTTCTACGCCGAGGGCGGCTCCGGTATCAGCTTCACCGACGACGTGATCGTGATGCCGCTGCAGAGCTCGACCCACTGGGACGCGCTCTCCCACGCCTTCCACGACGGCCGCATGTACAACGACCGCGGCCCCGAGCACGTGCGCTCCGGCGGCACCGAGGCCAACTCGATCACCGAGGCGGCCGACCGCATGGTCGGGCGCGGCGTGCTGCTCGACGTGCCTGCCCTCACCGGCCGCGACCACCTCGACATCGGCGAGGCCATCGAGGCCGACGATCTCCAGCAGTGCTGTGAGCGTCAGGGCGTCACCGTGGGCGAGGGCGACTTCGTGCTCGTGCGCACCGGCCGCCTCGGCCTGGCGGCCCGCACCGGCGACTGGGGCCCCGAGTGGGGCACCGGGATCAACACCGGCCTCGGCGTGTCCGCGGCCGCGTGGCTCCTGGAGCGCGACGTCACCGCCGTCGCCGCCGACACCTTCTCCGTCGAGATCATCCCGGCCCAGACCTCCGCCTTCGGCGAGCACGCGCCGGTCCACGCACTGCTGCTGCAGGGCGCCGGCGTGCACATGGGCGAGCTCTGGTCCCTCGACGAGCTCGCCGCCGACTGCGCCGCCGACGGGACCTACGAGTTCCTCCTGGTGGCCGCGCCGCTGCTCGTGGACGGAGCCGTCGGCTCCGCCTGCAACCCCCAAGCGCTCAAGTGA
- a CDS encoding SDR family oxidoreductase produces MSSLNGTQALVAGGAVRNLPAIRALVDAGARVVIQAQTPEETKTAHQVAADLGSQVQVTTRPVATFADAEELVAAIVEEHGSVDALVTPVAPDDAPSLVDLDEESWTDYKSAYVTRAVALTRAASAVMAGQATGGRVVVLNSASTFVAPGAAQSAANAALLSLSSAASAGLRDTSVRVNGLLLGVPGAYQGGVPAPTGEVDMFGPTVAWLAGEESEGVNGKFVYVGGSDVGFYSMPMVMENANVQVRFDGEADSATVGQFLNNLVDIGKVQRQA; encoded by the coding sequence ATGTCCAGCCTCAACGGCACACAGGCCCTGGTAGCCGGAGGTGCGGTCAGGAACCTGCCCGCCATCCGGGCCCTGGTCGACGCCGGCGCCCGCGTGGTGATCCAGGCCCAGACCCCCGAGGAGACCAAGACGGCCCACCAGGTCGCCGCGGACCTCGGGAGCCAGGTCCAGGTCACCACCCGTCCCGTCGCCACCTTCGCCGACGCGGAGGAGCTCGTCGCGGCCATCGTCGAGGAGCACGGCTCCGTCGACGCGCTGGTCACGCCCGTGGCCCCTGATGACGCGCCCTCGCTCGTCGACCTCGACGAGGAGAGCTGGACCGACTACAAGTCCGCCTACGTCACCCGCGCGGTCGCGCTGACCCGCGCGGCGAGCGCCGTCATGGCCGGCCAGGCCACCGGCGGTCGCGTCGTCGTCCTCAACTCCGCGTCGACCTTCGTCGCCCCCGGAGCGGCGCAGTCCGCCGCCAACGCGGCCCTGCTCTCCCTGAGCAGCGCGGCCTCGGCCGGGCTGCGCGACACCTCGGTCCGCGTCAACGGCCTCCTGCTCGGCGTGCCGGGCGCGTACCAGGGCGGCGTGCCGGCCCCGACCGGCGAGGTCGACATGTTCGGCCCCACCGTCGCGTGGCTGGCCGGCGAGGAGTCCGAGGGCGTCAACGGCAAGTTCGTCTACGTGGGCGGCAGCGACGTCGGCTTCTACTCGATGCCGATGGTCATGGAGAACGCCAACGTCCAGGTCCGCTTCGACGGCGAGGCGGACTCCGCCACCGTCGGGCAGTTCCTCAACAACCTGGTCGACATCGGAAAGGTGCAGAGGCAGGCATGA
- a CDS encoding SDR family NAD(P)-dependent oxidoreductase → MKTYTNKVAIVTGGGRGLGRACALELARRGAKVVVNDFFVGEDGVSAAQLVVDEIVAAGGEGAASTDSVATFAGAQAIVDVAVASFGRVDFLVTSAGTFNPARITNIGQDVWDNITGVHLDGHVACLNAAAKQMIAQGDGGRIVTVSSRGGLFGAEVAYSGAKAGIMGLSSAAALELAEHGITVNCLLPSAQTQLFSSAAETRLFGGMPVSMHMEPEYIAPAVAYLCLDEAKDFTGQFLYASGNDVCVYGPPLRVERTTTFVRNTGAWSVEGLAEYLPHLIESGS, encoded by the coding sequence ATGAAGACTTACACGAACAAGGTGGCCATCGTCACCGGTGGCGGACGCGGCCTCGGCCGTGCGTGCGCGCTCGAGCTCGCCCGGCGCGGGGCCAAGGTCGTCGTCAACGACTTCTTCGTCGGCGAGGACGGCGTCTCCGCCGCACAGCTGGTCGTCGACGAGATCGTCGCGGCCGGCGGCGAGGGTGCCGCGAGCACCGACAGCGTCGCGACGTTCGCGGGCGCCCAGGCGATCGTCGACGTCGCCGTCGCCAGCTTCGGCCGCGTCGACTTCCTGGTGACCAGCGCGGGCACGTTCAACCCCGCCCGCATCACCAACATCGGCCAGGACGTCTGGGACAACATCACCGGCGTGCACCTCGACGGCCACGTCGCCTGCCTGAACGCGGCGGCCAAGCAGATGATCGCCCAGGGCGACGGCGGCCGGATCGTCACGGTCTCCTCGCGCGGCGGCCTGTTCGGCGCCGAGGTCGCCTACTCGGGCGCCAAGGCCGGGATCATGGGCCTCTCCTCGGCCGCGGCCCTCGAGCTCGCCGAGCACGGGATCACCGTCAACTGCCTGCTGCCCAGCGCGCAGACCCAGCTCTTCTCGAGCGCCGCCGAGACGCGGCTGTTCGGGGGGATGCCGGTCTCCATGCACATGGAGCCCGAGTACATCGCCCCGGCGGTCGCCTACCTGTGCCTCGACGAGGCCAAGGACTTCACCGGACAGTTCCTCTACGCGTCGGGCAACGACGTGTGCGTCTACGGTCCGCCGCTGCGCGTCGAGCGCACCACGACCTTCGTGCGCAACACCGGCGCCTGGAGCGTCGAGGGCCTCGCGGAGTACCTGCCCCACCTGATCGAGAGCGGGTCCTGA
- a CDS encoding aldehyde dehydrogenase: protein MEHIPGVYIDGQARDGLAGDFQVQNPATEEYFATVSLANGADVDDAVRSARLAHESGVWRDTPLAERQKVVLRIAELIEERAPELARLRTLSIGAPYAEHLSMSAPLTRMYVESVEKVVFEQVRRDSLGDALVMRKPIGVVAGVVPWNVPVRNELKKLIPALLCGNTIVLKPALESPLTGAALMRIFTDAGLPPGVANLVVGGPETGEALVAHPDVRKIAFTGSTATGARIAAVAGPQFKRLQLELGGKSAAIVCDDVDLADVIPPLLGFGFANSGQICASLSRIVVPRRLQDAIVEALAEGARRHVLGDPMDPATTMGPVVSERQRDKVLGLIESGRQQGARLAAGGGVPAGLDRGWFVEPTVFADVTSDMRIAQEEIFGPVLSVLPYDTEDEAVAIANNSEYGLHGAVHSKDPEHALELAKRIDTGTAAVNSFDVPLSAPFGGVKSSGVGRENGVEGFDHYLEWHSYKLTPTLADTLQQRGL from the coding sequence ATGGAGCACATCCCAGGCGTCTACATCGACGGCCAGGCCCGCGACGGTCTCGCCGGCGACTTCCAGGTCCAGAACCCGGCGACCGAGGAGTACTTCGCCACCGTCTCCCTCGCCAACGGCGCCGACGTCGACGATGCGGTGCGCTCGGCCAGGCTGGCGCACGAGTCCGGGGTCTGGCGCGACACCCCGCTGGCCGAGCGGCAGAAGGTGGTGCTGCGCATCGCCGAGCTGATCGAGGAGCGCGCGCCCGAGCTCGCCCGGCTGCGGACGCTGTCGATCGGCGCGCCGTACGCGGAGCACCTCTCGATGTCGGCTCCGCTGACCCGCATGTACGTCGAGTCGGTGGAGAAGGTGGTGTTCGAGCAGGTGCGCCGCGACTCGCTCGGCGACGCGCTGGTCATGCGCAAGCCGATCGGCGTGGTCGCCGGCGTCGTGCCGTGGAACGTCCCGGTGCGCAACGAGCTCAAGAAGCTGATCCCGGCACTGCTGTGCGGCAACACGATCGTGCTGAAGCCGGCGCTGGAGTCCCCCCTCACCGGGGCGGCGCTCATGCGGATCTTCACCGACGCCGGGCTGCCGCCGGGCGTCGCCAACCTGGTCGTGGGCGGCCCGGAGACGGGTGAGGCCCTCGTGGCGCACCCCGACGTGCGGAAGATCGCCTTCACCGGGTCGACCGCGACCGGCGCCCGCATCGCCGCGGTGGCCGGCCCGCAGTTCAAGCGGCTCCAGCTCGAGCTCGGCGGCAAGTCGGCCGCGATCGTCTGCGACGACGTGGACCTGGCCGACGTGATCCCGCCGCTGCTCGGCTTCGGGTTCGCCAACAGCGGCCAGATCTGCGCGTCGCTCTCCCGCATCGTGGTCCCCCGCCGCCTGCAGGACGCCATCGTCGAGGCGCTGGCCGAGGGCGCACGCCGTCACGTGCTGGGCGACCCGATGGACCCGGCCACCACCATGGGTCCGGTCGTCAGCGAGCGTCAGCGCGACAAGGTGCTCGGCCTGATCGAGAGCGGTCGCCAGCAGGGCGCCCGGCTCGCCGCCGGCGGCGGGGTGCCGGCCGGCCTCGACCGTGGCTGGTTCGTCGAGCCCACGGTGTTCGCGGACGTGACCAGCGACATGCGCATCGCCCAGGAGGAGATCTTCGGGCCGGTGCTCTCGGTGCTGCCCTACGACACCGAGGACGAGGCCGTCGCGATCGCCAACAACTCCGAGTACGGCCTGCACGGTGCCGTGCACTCCAAGGACCCGGAGCACGCCTTGGAGCTGGCGAAGCGCATCGACACCGGCACGGCCGCGGTCAACAGCTTCGACGTGCCGCTCTCCGCGCCCTTCGGTGGCGTCAAGAGCTCCGGCGTCGGGCGCGAGAACGGCGTGGAGGGCTTCGACCACTACCTGGAGTGGCACTCCTACAAGCTGACCCCGACGCTGGCCGACACCTTGCAGCAGCGCGGTCTGTGA
- a CDS encoding NAD(P)-dependent oxidoreductase: MQHLAFIGLGNMGLPMALRLVAAGHRVTGHDVDPGAVDRAREAGLTTAGSAADAVDGAAIVVLMLPSSDVVEAVVDGLHDVLTTGTTVLDMSSSDPIRTRALARSLAERGVALADAPVSGGVTGAVAGTLTVMVGGEPEAVDRVSGLLGELGTVKPVGGPGAGHALKALNNLLSGAHLLASSEAIEAGRRFGLDYDVMLDVINTSTGRSWSTQYKYPTFVVPETFDSGFSLALLVKDMHTATSLCEEVHLPARLGAAATALWAEAEAELAPGSDHTAIAPYVRDQDGS; encoded by the coding sequence ATGCAGCATCTCGCCTTCATCGGCCTCGGCAACATGGGCCTGCCCATGGCGCTGCGGCTGGTGGCGGCCGGCCACCGTGTGACCGGCCACGACGTCGACCCCGGCGCCGTGGACCGGGCGCGCGAGGCCGGACTCACGACCGCGGGCTCTGCCGCCGACGCCGTCGACGGCGCCGCGATCGTGGTCTTGATGCTGCCGAGCTCCGACGTCGTGGAGGCCGTCGTCGACGGCCTCCACGACGTCCTCACCACCGGCACCACCGTCCTCGACATGAGCTCCTCGGACCCGATCCGCACCCGCGCGCTGGCGCGCTCGCTGGCCGAGCGCGGGGTCGCCCTCGCCGACGCCCCGGTCTCCGGCGGCGTCACCGGGGCCGTCGCGGGCACGCTCACCGTCATGGTGGGCGGCGAGCCCGAGGCAGTCGACCGCGTGAGCGGCCTGCTGGGCGAGCTCGGCACCGTCAAGCCCGTCGGCGGCCCGGGTGCGGGACACGCGCTGAAGGCGCTCAACAACCTGCTCTCCGGCGCCCACCTGCTGGCCTCCAGCGAGGCCATCGAGGCCGGGCGCCGGTTCGGTCTGGACTACGACGTCATGCTCGACGTCATCAACACCTCGACCGGCCGCAGCTGGTCGACGCAGTACAAGTACCCCACGTTCGTCGTCCCCGAGACCTTTGACTCCGGCTTCAGCCTGGCGCTGCTGGTCAAGGACATGCACACGGCCACGAGCCTGTGCGAGGAGGTCCACCTCCCGGCCCGGCTCGGCGCTGCCGCCACCGCGCTGTGGGCCGAGGCCGAGGCCGAGCTCGCGCCCGGCTCCGATCACACCGCGATCGCCCCCTACGTACGAGACCAGGACGGCTCATGA
- a CDS encoding carboxymuconolactone decarboxylase family protein gives MTPAETPADGAAQAYIDDMARKRGYVLDYHKTMAAHDFDVLKAANGLVSAAYLEQRLLDRRTKELLFILSLTVMRSSQAHIRSHIRVALEIGVSPQEILEAIEIALPEAGVVAFQEGLEAWVAEVGAVGLEPSPDLAP, from the coding sequence ATGACCCCCGCCGAGACTCCCGCCGATGGGGCCGCGCAGGCCTACATCGACGACATGGCCCGCAAGCGCGGGTACGTGCTCGACTACCACAAGACGATGGCCGCCCACGACTTCGACGTGCTCAAGGCGGCCAACGGCCTGGTCTCCGCGGCCTACCTCGAGCAGCGGCTGCTCGACCGCAGGACCAAGGAGCTGCTGTTCATCCTCAGCCTCACGGTGATGCGCTCCTCGCAGGCCCACATCCGCAGCCACATCCGGGTCGCGCTCGAGATCGGCGTGTCCCCCCAGGAGATCCTCGAGGCCATCGAGATCGCTCTCCCCGAGGCCGGCGTCGTCGCCTTCCAGGAGGGCCTGGAGGCCTGGGTCGCCGAGGTCGGCGCGGTCGGTCTCGAGCCCAGCCCCGACCTCGCGCCCTAG
- a CDS encoding TetR/AcrR family transcriptional regulator has translation MTPPAAAAPGKAGAAQEGSKDRILSATAALVRERGLDGTTIAAVCARSGLPVSSIYWHFEDKDALFAEVLHTSYTSWLAAAPLGEGAAGSRDLAEVLESAIRSLQGMPDFLVVGMQLLLERRDQYERARVLFSEIRAQIAGMITAWLLEALRPHPDPLLAQDLSRLVVAFSDGALVAAQVDEGFDVEVYVQLFLGTFVRAARRHSERRS, from the coding sequence GTGACGCCGCCGGCCGCGGCGGCGCCGGGCAAGGCCGGAGCCGCCCAGGAGGGCTCCAAGGACCGCATCCTGTCCGCGACCGCCGCCCTGGTGCGCGAGCGCGGACTGGACGGCACGACGATCGCGGCCGTCTGCGCACGCTCGGGGCTGCCCGTCTCCTCCATCTACTGGCACTTCGAGGACAAGGACGCCCTCTTCGCCGAGGTCCTCCACACCAGCTACACGAGCTGGCTCGCCGCTGCGCCCCTGGGCGAGGGCGCGGCCGGCAGCCGCGACCTTGCCGAGGTGCTCGAGAGCGCCATCCGGTCGCTGCAGGGGATGCCCGACTTCCTGGTCGTCGGCATGCAGCTGCTGCTGGAACGACGCGACCAGTACGAGCGCGCCCGGGTGCTGTTCTCCGAGATCCGGGCCCAGATCGCCGGCATGATCACCGCCTGGCTGCTGGAGGCCCTGCGGCCGCACCCCGACCCGCTGCTGGCGCAGGACCTGTCGCGGCTGGTGGTCGCGTTCTCCGACGGCGCACTGGTCGCGGCGCAGGTCGACGAGGGATTCGACGTGGAGGTCTACGTCCAGCTCTTCCTCGGGACCTTCGTGCGCGCCGCGCGGCGCCACAGCGAGCGTCGCAGCTAG
- a CDS encoding TetR/AcrR family transcriptional regulator, protein MIEATLDIASERGYDGTTVALVTERTGLPASSIYWHFGSKDKLLAATLEHSYDQWRSAIGPWATSGEPDALPEKLEYRMQKASVGFAMNPQFWGLGLLLAMQQRVEEPAARRIFVEVRRQTTAGIRDDWRELVDPAVLERDPAIPDQLAEFYMILMDGMFVHVRSTAARDVPRMVSLIADGMAAMMLEEGWAS, encoded by the coding sequence GTGATCGAGGCCACGCTGGACATCGCCTCCGAGCGGGGCTACGACGGCACCACCGTCGCGCTGGTGACCGAGCGGACCGGACTGCCGGCCAGCTCCATCTACTGGCACTTCGGCAGCAAGGACAAGCTGCTCGCCGCCACGCTCGAGCACAGCTACGACCAATGGCGTTCGGCGATCGGCCCGTGGGCGACGAGCGGTGAGCCCGACGCGTTGCCCGAGAAGCTCGAGTACCGCATGCAGAAGGCCTCGGTGGGGTTCGCGATGAACCCGCAGTTCTGGGGTCTCGGTCTGCTCCTCGCGATGCAGCAGCGCGTCGAGGAGCCCGCGGCCCGTCGGATCTTTGTGGAGGTCAGAAGACAGACGACCGCCGGCATCCGCGACGACTGGCGCGAGCTGGTCGACCCGGCCGTGCTCGAGCGGGACCCAGCCATCCCGGACCAGCTCGCGGAGTTCTACATGATCCTGATGGACGGGATGTTCGTCCACGTGCGCAGCACGGCCGCCCGGGACGTCCCGCGGATGGTCTCGTTGATCGCCGACGGCATGGCGGCGATGATGCTGGAAGAGGGGTGGGCCTCGTGA